Proteins encoded by one window of Microbacterium testaceum:
- a CDS encoding cysteine desulfurase family protein produces the protein MSLYLDNAATAPVRPEVLEAMTPYLTRYFGNPSSHHEVGEAAASALDDARRRVAAVLGMRPGDVLFTSGGTESNNAAIKGIVLGSQRRHLVTTAIEHESVLASADYLQRLHGVEVTHAPVDDTGTLTPEALAAELRDGTALVSVGYANNEIGTVQDVTALAAVAHARGVPLHLDAVQAAGWLPLSGTGADAVTIAGHKLGAPKGTGILAVRGRLPFEPLLHGGGQERGRRSGTPDVAGAVGIATALTLAETERADEVDRVGALRDAFIARVLDLVPGARLTGHPTHRLPGTASFVFPGTNGETVLLELERRGIVSSSGSACAAGSDEASHVLLAIGVAHDDARTAVRFTLPHGLIASLDDVADAVAAAVTAVGSRG, from the coding sequence GTGAGCCTCTACCTCGACAACGCCGCCACCGCTCCCGTGCGCCCCGAGGTGCTCGAGGCCATGACCCCGTACCTCACCCGCTACTTCGGCAACCCGTCGAGCCATCACGAGGTGGGTGAGGCCGCGGCATCCGCCCTCGACGACGCCCGCCGTCGCGTCGCCGCCGTGCTGGGCATGCGCCCCGGAGACGTGCTGTTCACCTCGGGCGGCACCGAATCGAACAACGCCGCGATCAAGGGGATCGTCCTGGGGTCGCAGCGGCGGCACCTCGTCACCACCGCCATCGAGCACGAGTCGGTGCTCGCCTCGGCCGACTACCTGCAGCGGCTGCATGGTGTCGAGGTCACCCACGCCCCCGTCGACGACACCGGAACCCTGACCCCCGAGGCGCTCGCCGCGGAGCTGCGCGACGGCACGGCCCTCGTGTCGGTGGGCTACGCCAACAACGAGATCGGCACGGTGCAAGACGTCACCGCGCTCGCCGCCGTCGCGCACGCCCGCGGGGTGCCCCTGCACCTCGACGCCGTGCAGGCCGCGGGGTGGCTGCCGCTGTCGGGGACGGGGGCGGATGCCGTCACCATCGCCGGACACAAGCTCGGCGCCCCCAAGGGCACGGGAATCCTGGCCGTGCGCGGACGCCTGCCGTTCGAGCCGCTGCTGCACGGCGGCGGGCAGGAACGCGGCCGTCGCTCGGGCACTCCCGACGTCGCCGGAGCCGTGGGGATCGCCACCGCCCTCACCCTCGCCGAGACCGAGAGGGCCGACGAGGTCGACCGGGTCGGCGCCCTGCGCGACGCGTTCATCGCCCGCGTGCTCGACCTCGTTCCCGGCGCGCGTCTGACCGGTCACCCGACGCATCGCCTCCCCGGGACGGCGAGCTTCGTCTTCCCCGGCACCAACGGCGAGACCGTGCTGCTCGAGCTGGAGCGGCGCGGCATCGTGTCCTCCAGCGGATCCGCGTGCGCGGCCGGCAGCGACGAAGCGTCGCACGTGCTGCTCGCGATCGGCGTCGCGCACGACGACGCCCGCACCGCCGTGCGGTTCACGCTCCCGCACGGTCTCATCGCATCTCTCGACGACGTGGCAGATGCCGTCGCCGCCGCCGTCACCGCCGTAGGATCGCGCGGGTGA
- the nadC gene encoding carboxylating nicotinate-nucleotide diphosphorylase, which produces MLTRSAIDRVVTAALEEDAPWGDLTSETLIPENAVARAELVARVEGVFSGAAVFAAAFTLTDPSTSVEQLVADAGRFSPGDTLAVVTGPARAVLTAERIGLNFVQRMSGIATLTARYVAEVAHTGARIVDTRKTTPGLRAIERQAVRDGGGHNHRFSLSDAVMAKDNHLAVLTAQGLSVTQALESAIARLPHTTHVEVEVDRLDQIDAVLAAGVGTIMLDNFSLDDLRTGVARIAGAAQVEASGGVTLETVRAIAETGVDVISVGALTHSASALDLGLDIRIETA; this is translated from the coding sequence ATGCTGACCCGTTCCGCCATCGACCGCGTCGTCACCGCCGCCCTCGAAGAAGACGCCCCGTGGGGCGACCTCACGAGCGAGACCCTCATCCCCGAGAACGCCGTCGCCCGCGCGGAACTCGTCGCTCGGGTCGAAGGAGTCTTCAGCGGGGCCGCGGTGTTCGCCGCCGCCTTCACCCTCACCGACCCCTCGACCTCCGTCGAGCAGCTCGTCGCCGACGCCGGGCGCTTCTCCCCCGGTGACACGCTCGCCGTGGTCACGGGCCCTGCGCGCGCGGTGCTGACCGCCGAGCGCATCGGGCTCAACTTCGTGCAGCGCATGTCGGGCATCGCCACCCTCACCGCCCGCTATGTCGCCGAGGTCGCCCACACCGGCGCGCGCATCGTCGACACACGCAAGACCACGCCCGGGCTTCGCGCGATCGAGCGGCAGGCCGTGCGCGACGGCGGCGGACACAACCACCGGTTCTCGCTCTCGGATGCCGTGATGGCCAAAGACAACCACCTCGCTGTGCTGACCGCTCAGGGTCTGTCGGTGACCCAGGCACTCGAGAGTGCGATCGCGCGTCTCCCCCACACCACGCACGTCGAAGTCGAGGTCGACCGACTCGACCAGATCGACGCGGTGCTCGCGGCCGGGGTCGGCACGATCATGCTCGACAACTTCTCACTCGACGACCTGCGCACCGGCGTCGCCCGCATCGCCGGAGCCGCACAGGTCGAGGCGTCCGGAGGCGTGACGCTCGAGACCGTCCGCGCGATCGCCGAGACCGGCGTCGACGTCATCTCGGTCGGAGCCCTCACCCACTCGGCATCCGCCCTCGACCTCGGGCTCGACATCCGCATCGAGACGGCGTGA
- the nadB gene encoding L-aspartate oxidase, with the protein MTTVVVVGSGIAGLTAALHAAESGCRVTVVTKGALPDTNTRWAQGGIAAVTSPADTVASHAADTLTAGAGLNDPDAVDVLVGEGPTRIAELVARGVDFDRAADGDFSRGLEAAHAVARVLHAGGDATGAAIQAALGDAVRAAGIELREHALLRDLLIANGRVVGIELDGGERLTADAVILATGGAGQLYAHTTNPLGATGDGIAAAIRAGAAVADLEFVQFHPTALAVGAPFLVSEAVRGEGATLVDDTGRRFAFDAHPDGELAPRDVVARANARAMAAQGDRPVRLNATAIGDEHLAQRFPTIDAAVRERGLDWGREPIPVTPAAHYLMGGVVTDLDGRTTVPGLYAVGETARTGVHGANRLASNSLLEGAVFGARAGEAVGRDTVWPVAAVAPVPLREVPDAAAPPFTRAALQQLMWTDAGLMRDAAGLTRAAGILAAWRTAGAALGVEDANLLLVASHVVDAALRRTASVGAHFRSDAEIGSVAAAAAGADTDVPAAVVAVAAPATDADPRDASPARVPAAAASAPSSPSKVLAC; encoded by the coding sequence GTGACCACCGTCGTCGTGGTGGGCAGCGGCATCGCCGGTCTCACGGCGGCGCTGCACGCAGCCGAGTCCGGATGCCGTGTCACGGTCGTGACGAAGGGCGCCCTGCCCGACACCAACACGCGGTGGGCGCAGGGCGGGATCGCGGCGGTCACCTCCCCCGCCGACACCGTGGCCTCGCACGCCGCCGACACGCTCACGGCCGGCGCGGGTCTGAACGATCCGGATGCCGTGGACGTCCTCGTCGGCGAGGGCCCGACCCGCATCGCCGAGCTCGTCGCGCGGGGCGTGGACTTCGATCGCGCCGCCGACGGCGACTTCTCGCGTGGGCTGGAGGCAGCCCACGCCGTCGCGCGCGTGCTCCACGCCGGCGGAGACGCGACGGGAGCGGCGATCCAGGCCGCTCTCGGCGACGCCGTCCGGGCCGCGGGCATCGAGCTGCGCGAGCACGCGCTGCTGCGCGACCTGCTGATCGCGAACGGACGCGTCGTCGGCATCGAGCTCGACGGCGGCGAGCGCCTCACCGCCGACGCGGTGATCCTCGCCACCGGCGGCGCCGGGCAGCTCTACGCCCACACCACCAACCCGCTCGGGGCGACGGGCGACGGCATCGCCGCGGCGATCCGCGCCGGCGCCGCCGTGGCCGACCTCGAGTTCGTGCAGTTCCACCCGACCGCGCTCGCCGTGGGCGCACCGTTCCTCGTGTCGGAAGCCGTGCGCGGAGAGGGCGCGACCCTCGTCGACGACACCGGCCGCCGCTTCGCGTTCGACGCCCACCCCGATGGCGAGCTCGCCCCGCGCGACGTCGTGGCCCGCGCCAACGCGCGCGCGATGGCGGCGCAGGGCGATCGCCCGGTGCGGCTCAATGCCACTGCCATCGGCGACGAGCACCTTGCGCAGCGCTTCCCCACGATCGACGCCGCCGTGCGCGAGCGCGGTCTCGACTGGGGTCGCGAGCCGATCCCGGTGACCCCCGCGGCGCACTACCTGATGGGCGGGGTCGTGACCGACCTCGACGGACGCACGACGGTTCCCGGGCTCTACGCGGTCGGCGAGACCGCCCGCACGGGCGTGCACGGCGCCAACCGCCTGGCCTCGAACTCCCTGCTCGAGGGCGCGGTGTTCGGCGCACGCGCAGGAGAGGCCGTGGGCCGCGACACGGTCTGGCCCGTCGCCGCCGTCGCGCCCGTCCCCCTTCGGGAAGTCCCGGATGCCGCTGCCCCGCCCTTCACACGTGCAGCGCTCCAGCAGCTGATGTGGACCGACGCGGGGCTCATGCGCGACGCCGCGGGTCTCACCCGGGCCGCCGGGATCCTCGCCGCGTGGCGCACAGCCGGCGCAGCTCTCGGTGTCGAAGACGCGAACCTGCTGCTCGTCGCATCGCACGTGGTCGACGCGGCGCTGCGGCGCACGGCATCCGTCGGCGCGCACTTCCGCTCCGACGCCGAGATCGGTTCGGTCGCTGCCGCGGCGGCCGGCGCCGACACTGACGTCCCCGCCGCCGTCGTTGCGGTCGCTGCCCCCGCGACCGACGCCGACCCGCGCGACGCCTCACCCGCCCGCGTGCCCGCCGCCGCGGCATCCGCCCCCTCCTCCCCCTCGAAGGTGCTCGCATGCTGA
- the nadA gene encoding quinolinate synthase NadA, which translates to MSATPLTLQPRPAIDPSVDHAIQAIVSGASTDATCTTDLAVGPWDFDTRPGYGPGSSMGDVIPTGAPRQGELPQKYRDASADELDARVRAAKATLGDRVVVLGHFYQREEVVRHADYVGDSFQLANAAKERPEAEAIVFCGVHFMAETADLLSRPDQAVILPNLAAGCSMADMADIDQVEECWEQLEDVLGDLETPDAEGLVPVIPVTYMNSSAAIKGFVGRHGGIVCTSSNARTVLEWAFARGRRVLFFPDQHLGRNTAKAMGVPLEQMPMWNPRKPLGGSTAEVIEDSRVILWHGFCSVHRRFTVDQIDKARAEHPGVRVIVHPECPMDVVDAADEAGSTDIIRKAIAAATAPTTFAIGTEINLVQRLAAQYPQHEIFCLDPVVCPCSTMYRIHPGYLAWVLESLVAGEVVNRITVPADVAEPATVALERMLAAKPNGAVK; encoded by the coding sequence ATGTCCGCCACGCCTCTCACCCTGCAGCCCCGCCCCGCGATCGACCCCAGCGTCGACCACGCGATCCAGGCGATCGTCTCGGGCGCCTCGACCGATGCGACCTGCACGACCGACCTCGCCGTCGGTCCCTGGGACTTCGACACGCGCCCCGGCTACGGCCCCGGCTCGTCGATGGGCGACGTCATCCCCACGGGGGCGCCGCGCCAGGGCGAGCTGCCGCAGAAGTACCGCGATGCCTCCGCCGACGAGCTCGACGCCCGCGTCCGCGCGGCGAAGGCGACGCTCGGCGACCGGGTCGTGGTGCTCGGGCACTTCTACCAGCGCGAAGAGGTCGTGCGTCACGCCGACTACGTGGGCGATTCGTTCCAGCTCGCGAACGCTGCCAAGGAGCGCCCCGAGGCCGAGGCGATCGTGTTCTGCGGCGTGCACTTTATGGCCGAGACCGCCGACCTGCTGTCGCGCCCCGACCAGGCCGTGATCCTGCCGAACCTCGCCGCGGGCTGCTCGATGGCCGACATGGCCGACATCGACCAGGTCGAGGAGTGCTGGGAGCAGCTCGAAGACGTGCTCGGAGACCTCGAGACCCCGGATGCCGAGGGCCTGGTCCCCGTGATCCCGGTGACGTACATGAACTCCTCCGCCGCCATCAAGGGCTTCGTCGGGCGTCACGGCGGAATCGTCTGCACCTCGTCGAACGCGCGCACCGTGCTCGAGTGGGCGTTCGCGCGCGGCCGACGCGTGCTGTTCTTCCCCGACCAGCACCTGGGCCGCAACACTGCCAAGGCCATGGGTGTACCCCTCGAGCAGATGCCGATGTGGAACCCGCGCAAGCCTCTCGGCGGCTCGACGGCCGAGGTGATCGAAGACAGCCGCGTCATCCTCTGGCACGGCTTCTGCTCGGTGCACCGCCGCTTCACCGTCGACCAGATCGACAAGGCCCGCGCCGAACACCCGGGCGTGCGCGTGATCGTGCACCCCGAGTGTCCGATGGACGTGGTCGACGCCGCCGACGAAGCGGGCTCGACCGACATCATCCGCAAGGCCATCGCCGCCGCGACCGCGCCCACGACCTTCGCGATCGGCACCGAGATCAACCTCGTGCAGCGCCTGGCCGCCCAGTACCCGCAACACGAGATCTTCTGCCTCGACCCCGTGGTCTGCCCCTGCTCGACGATGTACCGGATCCACCCCGGCTACCTCGCCTGGGTGCTCGAGTCGCTCGTCGCGGGCGAGGTCGTCAACCGCATCACGGTCCCGGCCGACGTCGCCGAGCCCGCGACCGTCGCGCTCGAGCGCATGCTCGCCGCCAAGCCGAACGGCGCGGTGAAGTGA
- a CDS encoding NUDIX hydrolase, with amino-acid sequence MTRTPQSESRDADVRVAVSTVIFSVRRGADDDPVLSLPLVRRTRDPFDGRWALPGGWLDASEGLDAAASRTLAETTGLTPSYLEQLYAFGAVDRSPTRVVSIVYWALLRSDEVDAQVAAHAREGDAPENVEWFDATDLPALAFDHNDIVEYTLWRLRNKVGYSRIAHGLLPDEFTLADLREVTESILGKRLDPANFRRQVDTSDTLIPTERFRTGSHRPARLYRYNRDVELADRGPLPSRH; translated from the coding sequence ATGACACGAACCCCTCAGTCCGAGTCCCGCGACGCCGATGTGCGCGTCGCGGTGTCGACCGTGATCTTCAGCGTGCGCCGCGGCGCCGACGACGACCCCGTCCTCTCGCTCCCCCTGGTGCGCCGCACGCGCGACCCCTTCGACGGGCGGTGGGCGCTGCCCGGCGGCTGGCTCGACGCGAGCGAGGGGCTCGACGCCGCGGCATCCCGAACCCTCGCCGAAACCACCGGCCTCACCCCCAGCTACCTCGAGCAGTTGTACGCGTTCGGGGCGGTCGACCGCTCCCCCACCCGGGTGGTCTCGATCGTGTACTGGGCGCTGCTGCGCTCCGACGAGGTCGACGCCCAGGTGGCCGCGCACGCCCGCGAGGGCGATGCCCCCGAGAACGTCGAGTGGTTCGACGCGACCGACCTCCCGGCCCTCGCCTTCGACCACAACGACATCGTCGAGTACACGCTGTGGCGCCTGCGCAACAAGGTCGGCTACAGCCGCATCGCCCACGGCCTGCTGCCCGACGAGTTCACGCTGGCGGACCTCCGCGAAGTGACCGAGTCGATCCTTGGCAAGCGCCTCGACCCGGCGAACTTCCGGCGTCAGGTCGACACGTCCGACACCCTCATCCCGACCGAGCGCTTCCGCACCGGAAGCCACCGACCCGCCCGCCTCTACCGCTACAACCGCGACGTGGAGCTCGCCGACCGCGGCCCGCTCCCGTCCCGTCACTGA
- a CDS encoding MarP family serine protease: MPVVDIALIALLAVALAVGLSRGFLATIGFFAGLALGAVAAYWVLPFVGQWVTDLAWRGPAMIGAGIALLVIGSGLGSAVGNVFRRGADRIKLRVPERLLGGVVNVAAAALTISFVAGSLTPVGVPVVSAALGSSTVVRTIDDLTPAPVRGALADLRGTIFADGIPRLGELIQIGPVPTTPSIALDDPALTQAAQSVARISGTAYACGITSSGSGFVVADGRVVTNAHVVAGVDTPLVELPGRPAREGRVVYFDPVDDIAVISVDQLDAAALPIAQTLAVGSPAVVQGYPGGGPFTSGSAQILSEGTVPVPDIYDDSSAPRDIYALAGIVRPGNSGGPLLTTSGQVAGIVFARSDTDDNVGYAMTPAELEPVMAQMGSLSAPVASGSCTRG, from the coding sequence ATGCCGGTCGTCGACATCGCCCTGATCGCCCTTCTGGCGGTCGCACTCGCCGTGGGGCTCTCCCGGGGCTTCCTCGCCACCATCGGCTTCTTCGCGGGCCTCGCGCTCGGGGCGGTCGCCGCCTACTGGGTGCTTCCGTTCGTGGGGCAGTGGGTCACCGACCTCGCGTGGCGAGGACCCGCCATGATCGGCGCGGGCATCGCCCTGCTCGTCATCGGCTCGGGTCTCGGCAGCGCCGTCGGCAACGTCTTCCGGCGCGGCGCCGACCGGATCAAGCTGCGCGTGCCCGAGCGCCTCCTCGGCGGGGTGGTGAACGTGGCCGCCGCCGCCCTCACGATCTCGTTCGTCGCCGGCTCCCTGACCCCGGTCGGGGTGCCCGTCGTCTCCGCCGCGCTCGGCTCCTCGACCGTGGTGCGCACGATCGACGACCTCACCCCAGCACCCGTGCGCGGAGCGCTCGCCGACCTGCGCGGAACGATCTTCGCCGACGGCATCCCGCGCCTGGGCGAGCTCATCCAGATCGGCCCGGTCCCCACGACCCCGAGCATCGCCCTCGACGACCCCGCACTGACTCAGGCGGCACAGTCGGTGGCGCGGATCTCGGGCACCGCCTACGCCTGCGGCATCACCTCGAGCGGGTCGGGCTTCGTCGTCGCGGACGGCCGCGTCGTCACCAACGCCCACGTCGTCGCGGGCGTGGACACCCCGCTCGTCGAGCTGCCGGGCCGTCCGGCGCGCGAGGGACGCGTGGTGTACTTCGACCCGGTCGACGACATCGCGGTGATCTCCGTGGATCAGTTGGATGCCGCCGCCCTGCCGATCGCGCAGACGCTGGCCGTCGGTTCCCCCGCCGTCGTGCAGGGGTACCCGGGTGGCGGCCCCTTCACCTCGGGGAGCGCGCAGATCCTGTCGGAGGGCACGGTTCCGGTGCCCGACATCTACGACGATTCCTCCGCCCCGCGTGACATCTACGCCCTGGCCGGGATCGTCCGGCCGGGCAACTCGGGCGGCCCGCTGCTGACGACGTCCGGTCAGGTGGCGGGGATCGTGTTCGCCCGATCCGACACCGACGACAACGTCGGCTACGCCATGACCCCCGCCGAACTCGAGCCCGTGATGGCCCAGATGGGGTCGTTGTCGGCACCCGTGGCATCCGGGAGCTGCACGCGGGGCTGA
- a CDS encoding LuxR family transcriptional regulator — protein MKSPGAPDGDRVAALADRIEAGRGRAWLIEGVPGAGATHLSEHLADRLGERGFDVVRTFALPELRGIPLATLLPLLRLDPTREVDDDPSRRLQRVTARLAGTAKTTVLMIDAAAWLDDVSAAAVHQLVRSYGVRVVLTARVGQTLPAPLRRLGDEGLLERIAVPPLSDDEAVAVIDLASGGRVSPPSLVAFLDRVGAHPLFLSLLVAQSLRSGLARQTPLGLDLGRPSPPSRLRELVAEWVELAGSARAEALGLLAVSTSLPRDVLAEADVAALVEAGLAVGTPDRVRIVSPLVGEVISDGMPPAHRRETAAHASARLTGYDDPRSRLTRITLASAGDTPPATEELAAAARTCTALGSHALAVDLSSRALALAKQRREPVPPDAVVLRGESLWLLGRHDEADRAMDLAVRVAPDDSTLALAASRAGSYWSLRREDPARAYRVTGDALDRITDPQAAAFLRTSMTKWQIMLGDLPREAPTGGRLGTDGAGVAVASLDPMLSTVLAACLSGDTGAARAGITAGRPHAQAALAVIRHAAELFDYAEAIADCADGNLSAARDAFREHVTHRLSEAVGIWTLGASWSAFMQGDADSALLHAREATHQLAWRDLLAFEGLAVSTRATVAAWLGRPAEAQECLDRLTPGMRALVITDLEAAQAESWLAFRAGAPSPAAPVERAVEAAEGRHHDWWLALAALSAIRMGQPSAVLAVLRRLPAAHAGASVRLFVAYGAALEQGDPTALVAAAQGLETAGYLAAAYDAARQTLALGAHPDAATAARRARVIVTRVGALLSPSPTARSGIADLLTAREWAVASAAATRARNREIAESLGLSHRTVENHLAAVYRKLGVSGRDELREVVTAAATA, from the coding sequence GTGAAGAGCCCGGGTGCCCCCGACGGCGACCGGGTCGCCGCCCTCGCCGACCGCATCGAGGCCGGGCGGGGCCGCGCGTGGCTCATCGAGGGCGTGCCCGGCGCGGGCGCCACCCATCTCTCCGAGCACCTCGCCGATCGCCTCGGCGAGCGCGGGTTCGACGTCGTGCGCACCTTCGCGCTGCCCGAACTCCGTGGCATCCCTCTCGCTACTCTTCTTCCGCTGCTGCGGCTTGACCCGACTCGAGAAGTCGACGACGATCCCTCTCGCCGCCTGCAGCGCGTGACGGCGCGACTGGCGGGCACGGCGAAGACGACGGTTCTGATGATCGATGCCGCCGCGTGGCTCGACGACGTGTCCGCGGCCGCGGTGCATCAACTCGTCCGGTCGTACGGGGTTCGGGTCGTGTTGACGGCGCGCGTCGGGCAGACGCTCCCCGCGCCCCTCCGCCGCCTCGGTGATGAGGGGCTTCTCGAGCGCATCGCGGTGCCCCCGCTCAGCGACGACGAGGCCGTCGCGGTGATCGACCTCGCCTCGGGAGGCCGGGTCTCCCCGCCGAGCCTGGTCGCGTTCCTGGACCGCGTGGGCGCGCATCCGCTGTTTCTCAGCCTCCTCGTCGCGCAGTCCCTGCGCTCGGGACTCGCCCGGCAGACCCCGCTCGGGCTGGACCTGGGGCGGCCGTCACCTCCGAGCCGTCTGCGCGAGCTCGTCGCCGAGTGGGTCGAGCTCGCTGGAAGCGCTCGAGCGGAGGCGCTCGGACTGCTGGCGGTGTCGACGTCGCTTCCCCGGGATGTCCTCGCCGAAGCCGATGTCGCCGCCCTGGTCGAGGCAGGGCTCGCCGTCGGCACCCCCGATCGCGTGCGCATCGTCTCGCCGCTCGTGGGCGAGGTGATCTCGGACGGGATGCCACCCGCCCACCGCCGCGAGACCGCTGCGCACGCGTCCGCCCGACTCACCGGGTACGACGATCCCCGCAGTCGACTCACCCGCATCACCCTCGCCAGCGCCGGCGACACCCCGCCCGCGACGGAGGAGCTCGCTGCCGCCGCGCGGACCTGCACGGCCCTCGGCTCCCACGCGCTCGCCGTCGACCTGAGCTCTCGCGCCCTCGCCCTCGCGAAGCAGCGGCGAGAACCGGTCCCGCCCGACGCGGTCGTGCTGCGGGGAGAATCGCTCTGGCTGCTCGGACGCCACGACGAAGCCGACCGGGCGATGGACCTCGCCGTCCGCGTCGCACCCGATGACTCCACCCTGGCGCTGGCCGCCTCGCGCGCCGGTTCGTACTGGTCGCTTCGGCGGGAGGATCCCGCGCGGGCCTACCGCGTGACGGGCGACGCCCTCGATCGAATCACCGACCCCCAGGCCGCCGCGTTCCTGCGCACGAGCATGACCAAGTGGCAGATCATGCTCGGCGACCTGCCCCGTGAGGCCCCGACCGGCGGCCGCCTGGGCACCGACGGCGCCGGGGTGGCGGTCGCGTCTCTCGACCCCATGCTGTCGACCGTCCTGGCGGCCTGTCTGTCGGGCGACACGGGCGCCGCCCGCGCGGGAATCACCGCCGGGCGCCCGCACGCGCAGGCGGCCCTCGCCGTCATCCGGCACGCGGCAGAGCTGTTCGACTACGCCGAGGCGATCGCCGATTGCGCGGACGGCAACCTCTCCGCCGCGCGCGACGCCTTCCGCGAGCACGTGACGCACCGCTTGAGCGAGGCCGTGGGCATCTGGACGCTCGGCGCCTCGTGGAGTGCGTTCATGCAGGGGGATGCCGACAGCGCCCTCCTCCACGCCCGCGAGGCGACGCACCAGCTGGCGTGGAGAGACCTCCTCGCCTTCGAGGGGCTGGCCGTCAGCACGCGCGCGACGGTCGCCGCGTGGCTCGGGCGTCCCGCGGAGGCGCAGGAATGCCTGGACCGGCTCACCCCGGGCATGCGGGCTCTGGTCATCACCGACCTCGAGGCGGCGCAAGCCGAATCGTGGCTCGCCTTCCGCGCGGGTGCGCCGTCACCGGCCGCCCCGGTCGAACGCGCCGTGGAAGCAGCCGAGGGACGCCACCACGACTGGTGGCTCGCTCTCGCCGCCCTGAGTGCCATCCGCATGGGGCAGCCGTCCGCGGTCCTTGCGGTGCTGCGACGGCTTCCGGCCGCCCACGCCGGCGCCTCGGTGCGCCTGTTCGTCGCGTACGGAGCGGCCCTCGAACAGGGTGATCCCACCGCGCTCGTCGCCGCAGCCCAGGGGCTCGAGACTGCCGGATACCTCGCCGCCGCTTACGACGCGGCCCGCCAGACTCTGGCGCTCGGAGCCCACCCCGACGCGGCGACCGCCGCCCGCCGCGCCCGCGTCATCGTCACCCGCGTCGGTGCGCTCCTGTCGCCCTCGCCGACGGCGCGGTCCGGCATCGCCGACCTGCTCACGGCGCGCGAGTGGGCCGTCGCCAGCGCCGCCGCCACACGCGCACGCAACCGCGAGATCGCGGAGAGCCTGGGCCTGTCGCACCGCACGGTCGAGAACCATCTCGCCGCCGTCTATCGCAAGCTCGGCGTGAGCGGGCGGGATGAACTCCGCGAGGTCGTCACCGCCGCAGCGACCGCGTGA